From a region of the Calliphora vicina chromosome 4, idCalVici1.1, whole genome shotgun sequence genome:
- the Sk1 gene encoding sphingosine kinase 2 translates to MTAAETYGNNNFNSNITTNNHNSQPATLQATSSNPGDTAIELTENFYINNSNKKRHNLKIQVQLNGGGIFLRRETEDHDQITEQLIRLEDIVGSHCGGKLKRRARGGLSSCKRLSEDEEQHHSENSQDREQKDISAYLYIYAYLRKDKPLRRMRTVRILRFRSFLTYEENLKSAERWRDAIKFNKSLEEHSTMEAKPLLILLNPKSGKGKGRVMFQKQMAPVLKEAEVQYELVVTTHANFARELVKQRKDLVQKYSGIIVASGDGLLFEVINGIMERTDWRVLARNLPVGIVPCGSGNGLAKSIAHLYNEPYEPKPIINATLACVSGQNAPLDIVRVELKAQGNVTEMYSFLSIGWGIIADIDIESEKLRSLGAPRFTLWSIHRLVRLRTYKGKVSYLPWRKQESFPVEEITSQIQATTTDKPSILRRFRDAQDDEADEFADAVAEENDIDDEFADIISYRTNIDSWHSAVSRRTAYYSIAGQSIRSNRSVTNSVFSKIEQANAEFNIRAPQSSIPALDKPLPEEWHSEEGEFVLVQAAYTTHLAADCLFAPDSKLNDGIIYLVIIRAGIGRSQLMQFLLNLSSGTHLSEAPTTHIQVIPVTAFRIEPQEEEGIITVDGERVGHGAIQAEIFPGLMKVMVPNVPKE, encoded by the coding sequence ATGACAGCGGCCGAAACATAtggaaataataatttcaactcgaatataacaacaaataatCACAACAGTCAGCCAGCAACTCTTCAGGCGACCTCTTCAAATCCTGGCGATACAGCCATAGAGCTAACggaaaatttctatataaacaatagcaacaaaaagaGACACAATTTGAAAATACAGGTGCAGCTAAATGGCGGTGGAATCTTTCTCAGGCGAGAGACCGAAGATCATGATCAAATAACCGAACAATTAATAAGACTCGAAGATATAGTGGGCAGTCATTGTGGTGGCAAATTGAAGAGGCGGGCCAGAGGTGGCTTAAGTTCTTGCAAACGTCTCAGTGAGGACGAGGAGCAACATCACAGTGAAAATTCCCAGGATCGGGAACAAAAAGATATTTCGGCCTATTTGTATATCTATGCCTATTTGAGGAAAGACAAGCCCCTGAGGCGTATGAGAACTGTGAGAATTTTACGTTTTCGTTCATTTCTTACATACGAGGAGAATTTAAAATCGGCTGAGCGTTGGCGTGATgccattaaatttaataaaagtttagaGGAACACAGCACTATGGAAGCGAAACCTTTGTTGATATTATTAAATCCCAAGTCAGGCAAGGGCAAAGGACGAGTAATGTTTCAAAAGCAAATGGCTCCGGTATTAAAAGAAGCCGAGGTACAATATGAGTTAGTGGTAACAACACATGCCAACTTTGCCCGTGAATTGGTAAAGCAACGCAAAgatttagtacaaaaatattCGGGAATAATAGTGGCTTCGGGAGATGGTTTACTATTTGAGGTGATAAACGGCATAATGGAGAGAACAGATTGGCGGGTATTGGCGCGCAATTTACCAGTCGGTATAGTTCCCTGTGGTTCCGGCAATGGTTTGGCTAAAAGTATAGCCCATCTTTACAATGAACCTTATGAACCCAAACCCATAATAAATGCCACGTTGGCTTGTGTTTCCGGCCAAAATGCCCCTTTAGATATTGTACGGGTGGAACTTAAGGCCCAAGGTAATGTTACCGAAATGTACTCCTTCCTTTCCATAGGTTGGGGCATAATAGCCGACATTGATATTGAAAGTGAAAAGTTAAGATCCTTAGGAGCTCCTCGATTTACATTATGGTCCATACATCGTTTAGTGCGTTTACGCACCTACAAGGGTAAGGTATCCTATCTGCCCTGGCGTAAACAAGAAAGTTTTCCAGTAGAGGAAATAACAAGTCAAATACAAGCAACTACAACAGATAAACCTTCCATATTACGGCGCTTTCGTGATGCCCAGGATGATGAGGCCGACGAGTTTGCCGATGCTGTGGCAGAGGAAAATGATATTGACGATGAATTTGCTGATATTATAAGCTACAGAACAAACATAGACAGTTGGCATTCGGCAGTGTCACGCAGAACGGCTTACTATTCCATAGCGGGTCAAAGTATAAGATCAAATCGTAGTGTCACCAATAGTGTGTTTAGTAAAATCGAACAGGCCAATGCTGAGTTCAATATACGCGCTCCTCAATCCTCGATACCAGCTCTGGATAAACCTTTGCCCGAGGAATGGCACTCGGAAGAGGGTGAATTTGTCTTAGTGCAGGCAGCTTATACCACACATTTGGCTGCCGATTGCCTCTTTGCTCCCGACTCGAAATTAAATGATGGCATTATCTATTTAGTCATAATACGAGCCGGTATTGGCCGATCCCAGCTTATgcagtttttattgaatttaagtTCCGGTACACATTTATCCGAAGCACCCACAACTCATATACAAGTGATTCCTGTGACAGCATTTCGCATAGAGCCTCAAGAGGAAGAGGGCATTATAACGGTGGATGGTGAACGTGTGGGTCATGGGGCTATACAGGCTGAAATATTTCCGGGCTTAATGAAAGTGATGGTGCCGAATGTACCAAAGGAGTGA